aaacatacacacttcatctagcgccaccatcaggtcgacatgttaacgtgtccgacactttggtttctgaccaaacacctgcagagctgatggcgttcccatcagcctcagctgcgctctgtgtttactgctaactagctaatgctagcattgtgttagcatgctgtgaTGCTTTGGTGCTCTGATGGTGCAATGAAAAACCTGCATCAGTGTCTGACTTGGTCCCAGAGaatacatgcacatgtacaaaATCATgatgcatgttagcatgctgatgttagcatgttagctcaaagcactgccgtacagagctgctagcatggctgcagactctctgACTTTTTCTAACCTTTGCTTTTTGCTCGAGACTTACTGGATAATTTAACATCTTCAGACTGTTAACAAAAGATTCACACAAAACACTttgaagacacacagacacattcagcCTGCAATGAAGGTTTGCAGTCAGGCGGAGCTTcgattttataataataataataataataacaaaactttatttatagagcacttatcaaaacaaagtacaaagtgcttcacagagagagaaataaaacaccacagtgaatgatgaaatataaagaaataaaacacataaaagcaataaaataaacagttcaggtaaaatcaggatctgctttcagataaaaatgtgttttgagacgagacttaaacgaagactctgactcagacagcctgatgtcttcgggcaggttgttccagagcctcggggccctgatggcaaaagctctgtcccccttagtttccatcctggactcaggagcagacaggagacccctggccgaagatctcagactacgtgaaggttcataagggattacaaggtctaaaatatagtctggagccatgaagagccttaaaagtaatcaacaagatcttaaaatcagtcctgaaaccaacagggagccgatgtaaagaggctgaaccaggtgtgatgtggtcgcacctctcggtcctggtttacagccgagcagccgagtcctgtacagtctgcaggcgtgtcagagtttttagattaagacaagtgaacaggctgttacagtgatcgaggcgtgaggagataaaagcacgaacaacagtttctgcatcactaagatttagaatagatcggatttttgcaatgtttctgaggtgataaaaacatgattggacaagcttagtgatatgttgctcaaaacataaactgctatcaaacaggacaccaagatttcttgcaacaggctcgACATGTTGCGACAGGtcaccagtagatggcagtatgtgtttagtgatgtgttggggcccaataacaaggatttcagttttattggagttgagctgaagaaaatgtatcaacatccAGTTTTAATGGGTCATAAGCCAAAACTGTTGGGAAGCACTGCTGCTTCAGTAGGAGCATCTTTATATCAGATACCCAGATGCACTTCACTACTTTCACTTCAGCTTTTGCTCAGGCTGAATAATACGGCAGCCTAAATGGCCTGAAATCGATTTAACTCAGAAATGACTCGATCATGAATCGGACCTGTCAGGATTTATTTGATACTCTGTCACGGACCAAGACCGCACTGAGCTTTGCCATCCGGCCCTCGCCTACCGAATACAGgatttacttgtaattgagtgtTTTTCCATCAAGGAGCCGAACTTCTTCGATCACTGTAAAAGACtatgagagaggaaaaagaccAACAGAGTCGTTTAAAAGAGttttaatagtaaaacacttttaaaaacatgtcaacaCATCGAAACCACCCAACTGCCACCACCACAATCACACGTGCACCATCATGGTCCGAACCGGGACCCAGGTACACCCCCACCACACTGAGAGCTACAGGCGGAGGAGCCACGGTCTGCTGCCATGATGAAGATCTCCtcactgaagctgcagctggAACATCTGGATCTGTGGGCTCCTCTTCAGGACGCTCCTGCGTCTGCACGTCTCGTTCGGTCGCAAAGGAGGCCGTGGTCGGTTTTTCCGGGGTAAGCCGTCCGAGTCGCCCTGGATGAGAAACACACGTTAGATTCTGGCTGTGGATCAGTAAAAACACTGCTGGCAAACGCTGCAGTCATGTGCTTCTGTCCTGTCACGATGTGCAGTTAAAAACCACCAGTTTGGACTCAGTATACGTGTGTTTAAAACTTGACTTCTTAGGCCAgcgaaataaaaaaaaataccataaaacAATTCAGTGTAGTGAGAAGAAAGCTTTAGCATTTAAGGCCATCTTGAAGGGAAATCtgaataactgaataaaaaataaataaaaaagtaaaatccaAATACCTTATTGGGTGTTTACAATTTTATCTTTTGTATCTTGCTAGCAGCCCTGCCTCTAAGCAACTTCTAAATAATAAGTTTTAGAAGTTACTTACATTTTAGAATTTCCACATTCCAAATGTCATTCGTAAATGTACTCATTTAAAGTATGAAAGTGATTCATGGAAACACAGAGCACATAAATGATTCAGCAACTTGACCACTCACAAATAAAACAGGCTCTCTCGAATTCGGCATGGGATTATATTGATatgaacagaaaacaacacTTCTTTTGACAGAATCAAAATCAGGTTGTGAGTCACAACCGCCCACTCGAGTGCTGTGAGTGGGAACAGTTAAAGGGAGAGAATCTTAAGGAAAAGTTGAACTTGGGTCAACATTCTAAAGTTCCATCGCCAGATGTCATTGAGAGATTGACCAATTAAAATAACAGACCGATTCTGTTTAAGTACAGAACACATTAAATGATTATAACGACTTTACTAACAGCAAATATAACAGCCACTCTTAAATTCGGCTTGAGTTTATTCAGACATAAAGAAAGAGTTAGCACTGGTTTCAGTGCAACAGCAGCCTCACCTCAGCAGTCACTCCTTGGCTTTCTTCTCGCTGTTTTGGAGCTTCTCCACAATTTTGCGCTCATGTCCGGAGGGGCTGTGCCTGTTGGTGTTGTCACTGGCCTCCTTCTTTGTCCTGCCTTTGCGGGCCGAGCCTTCTgttaagaaaaacacacttttcaaGTTCAATTctaacaaaccaaaccaaactacTCCGCGGACTGACGCTGGTCTCACCTGCGTATTTATCGGTTAAGTTATAATAATCATACTGATCGTAGTACTCGTCTTCAAAGTTGGTGGGCTTCAGGTTTTTCACGTCGACGTGACTCATGTTTGCTTCTCCGACGATTTGCTCCAACAAGGAAAGTTTGTCAAACTTCAGCAacagcagcttcttcttcttcctccagcTGGCTCGGTGTGTTTTATAGCGGAGACCCGGGGCTCCTCCTCCAGGGCCCCCAAATCCAACCCCCAACCCCCCCAACCCCCAACCCCGGCTGCTGTCCTCTttctgc
This genomic interval from Siniperca chuatsi isolate FFG_IHB_CAS linkage group LG21, ASM2008510v1, whole genome shotgun sequence contains the following:
- the nupr1b gene encoding nuclear protein 1b; its protein translation is MSHVDVKNLKPTNFEDEYYDQYDYYNLTDKYAEGSARKGRTKKEASDNTNRHSPSGHERKIVEKLQNSEKKAKE